A part of Pararoseomonas sp. SCSIO 73927 genomic DNA contains:
- a CDS encoding DsbA family protein has protein sequence MKQILMAGAALALGGGMALAQVAAPQGPPPQGVPPAPSAAPAFSPQQREEIVSILREALRSDPSILRDAIGAVQEAQRREQADAQRAALAASRDALFNDARDPIKGNPRGDVTIVEFFDPRCGYCKALHPNMQSLLQRDRNIRVVMKDLPILGPASVVASRALLAAQKQGKYEPLYDALLRLRTEPTEGVIQAEAQRAGLDWPRLRRDMDDPAIMERIQGNMALAQRLQLEGTPALVIGETLVPGAVELPELERLVAEARRRG, from the coding sequence ATGAAGCAGATCCTGATGGCGGGCGCCGCGCTGGCGCTGGGCGGCGGCATGGCCCTGGCGCAGGTGGCGGCCCCGCAGGGCCCGCCGCCACAGGGCGTCCCCCCCGCGCCGTCCGCCGCCCCGGCCTTCTCCCCGCAGCAGCGGGAGGAGATCGTCTCCATCCTGCGGGAAGCGCTGAGATCCGACCCCTCCATCCTGCGGGACGCGATCGGCGCGGTGCAGGAGGCGCAGCGCCGGGAGCAGGCCGATGCCCAGCGCGCCGCCCTGGCCGCCAGCCGCGACGCGCTGTTCAACGACGCGCGCGACCCCATCAAGGGCAATCCGCGCGGCGACGTGACGATCGTGGAGTTCTTCGACCCGCGCTGCGGCTACTGCAAGGCGCTGCACCCGAACATGCAGTCGCTGCTGCAGCGGGACCGCAACATCCGCGTGGTGATGAAGGACCTGCCGATCCTCGGGCCGGCCAGCGTCGTCGCCAGCCGCGCTCTCCTGGCCGCGCAGAAGCAGGGCAAGTACGAGCCGCTCTACGACGCGCTTCTGCGGCTGCGGACGGAGCCGACGGAGGGGGTAATCCAGGCCGAGGCGCAGCGCGCCGGCCTGGACTGGCCCCGGCTGCGGCGGGACATGGACGACCCGGCGATCATGGAGCGCATCCAGGGCAACATGGCCCTGGCCCAGCGCCTGCAGCTGGAGGGGACGCCCGCCCTGGTGATCGGCGAGACCCTCGTCCCCGGCGCGGTGGAGCTGCCGGAGCTGGAGCGGTTGGTGGCCGAGGCGCGCCGCCGTGGCTGA
- the kynA gene encoding tryptophan 2,3-dioxygenase: MAEPAEGDSPGRDTPSGGAEAPDHAREEGRGLATDFSRTMSYGGYLKLDTLLSAQEPLSDRHDELLFIVIHHVQELWMKLIIRELEVATACVRADDLRPAFKGMARVSRIQRQLVEAWDVLSTMTPADYLAFRDVLGQSSGFQSWQYRLLEILLGARDEFMLKPHAHDAALTARLRGAFDSPSLYQEALRLLARRGIPVPDAVLNRDPATPHAEDEGVVRAWEIIYRDSAGHFDLYELAEELVDLEDAFQQWRFRHVTTVERVIGMRTGTGGSAGVAYLRRALERRFFPELWTVRGRL, from the coding sequence GTGGCTGAGCCGGCGGAGGGGGATTCGCCCGGACGGGACACCCCCTCCGGCGGAGCGGAGGCGCCCGACCACGCGCGGGAGGAGGGGCGCGGCCTCGCGACCGACTTCTCCCGCACCATGTCCTACGGCGGCTACCTGAAGCTGGACACCCTGCTCTCCGCGCAGGAGCCGCTCTCGGACCGGCACGACGAGCTGCTCTTCATCGTCATCCACCACGTCCAGGAACTCTGGATGAAGCTCATCATCCGGGAGCTGGAGGTGGCGACGGCCTGCGTGCGGGCGGACGACCTGCGCCCGGCCTTCAAGGGCATGGCGCGCGTCTCCCGGATCCAGCGGCAGCTGGTGGAGGCCTGGGACGTGCTCTCCACCATGACGCCGGCGGACTACCTGGCCTTCCGGGACGTGCTCGGACAGTCCTCGGGCTTCCAGTCCTGGCAGTACCGCCTGTTGGAGATCCTGCTCGGCGCGCGGGACGAGTTCATGCTGAAGCCGCACGCGCACGACGCCGCGCTGACGGCGCGTCTGCGCGGGGCTTTCGACTCCCCTTCGCTCTACCAGGAGGCCCTGCGGCTGCTGGCCCGTCGCGGCATCCCCGTGCCGGATGCGGTGCTGAACCGCGATCCCGCGACGCCGCACGCCGAGGACGAGGGCGTGGTGCGCGCCTGGGAAATCATCTACCGCGACAGCGCCGGGCACTTCGACCTTTACGAGCTGGCCGAGGAGCTGGTGGACCTGGAGGACGCCTTCCAGCAGTGGCGCTTCCGCCACGTCACCACGGTGGAGCGGGTGATCGGGATGCGCACCGGCACGGGCGGATCGGCGGGCGTGGCGTATCTGCGGCGCGCGCTGGAACGGCGCTTCTTCCCAGAGCTTTGGACGGTGCGCGGGCGGCTGTAG
- a CDS encoding hydrolase, with the protein MTSEPIRNPRTDHLLTPENSALIIIDYQPIQVSSIRSMPREELVFNIVSTTKAALNYNVPIIHSTVNVETGRNKPPIKELQEIIGHLPTYDRTTVNSWEDVGFKQAVKALGRQKLIMTALWTEVCLAFPALDAIQEGYEVYVPVDAVGGTSVAAHETALRRMEQAGAKLISRVQLYCELQRDWAREATIPGFMGVFESFDGFNPEKAAQAHAA; encoded by the coding sequence ATGACGAGCGAACCGATCCGCAACCCCCGGACCGACCATCTTCTCACGCCCGAGAATTCGGCCCTCATCATCATCGACTACCAGCCGATTCAGGTCTCCTCGATCCGTTCGATGCCGCGCGAGGAACTGGTGTTCAACATCGTGAGCACCACCAAGGCGGCACTCAACTACAACGTCCCGATCATCCACTCGACGGTCAACGTCGAGACGGGCCGCAACAAGCCGCCGATCAAGGAACTTCAGGAGATCATCGGACACCTGCCGACCTATGACCGGACGACGGTCAATTCCTGGGAGGATGTGGGCTTCAAGCAGGCGGTCAAGGCGCTCGGCCGCCAGAAGCTGATCATGACCGCGCTGTGGACCGAGGTGTGCCTGGCCTTCCCCGCGCTCGACGCGATCCAGGAAGGCTACGAGGTCTATGTCCCCGTGGACGCCGTGGGCGGCACCTCGGTCGCCGCGCACGAGACGGCGCTGCGTCGCATGGAGCAGGCGGGTGCCAAGCTGATCAGCCGCGTCCAGTTGTACTGCGAGCTCCAGCGGGACTGGGCGCGCGAGGCGACCATCCCCGGCTTCATGGGCGTCTTCGAGAGCTTCGACGGCTTCAACCCCGAGAAGGCCGCGCAAGCGCACGCAGCCTGA
- a CDS encoding LysR family transcriptional regulator — translation MADRFEDLRALVAVVSGGGFAAGAERLGVAKSAVSRRIRELEDRLGARLFNRTTRRIQLTETGREFHDRAVELLAGLAEAEEAASSASHQLKGRIRIAAPVSFTTHCLAPAVGRFLERHPAVTLSIDTDDRMVDLVRDGFDLAIRIARLPDSSLVARRLATIRHVCVASPALLQRLGTPQKPEELSRFPGVAYSNVEEASYWKFAGNVVPSVTSRIDFTNGDAVREAAIAGLGVAMLPTFIAHDAVRRGALSIVLANHMRPPIAVHALHPSMRNQTARTRVFIEFLVDAFGEPFWDRDLFGGLIADQPP, via the coding sequence ATGGCCGATCGGTTCGAAGATCTGCGAGCGCTGGTTGCCGTCGTTTCCGGCGGCGGGTTTGCTGCAGGAGCGGAGCGCCTCGGCGTTGCCAAGTCGGCGGTGAGCCGTCGCATCCGTGAGCTCGAGGACCGGCTCGGCGCAAGGCTGTTCAACCGGACGACGCGCCGCATCCAGCTTACCGAGACCGGCCGCGAGTTTCATGATCGTGCGGTCGAGCTTCTGGCAGGTCTTGCTGAAGCGGAGGAGGCGGCTTCGAGCGCGAGCCACCAGCTGAAGGGTCGCATCCGTATCGCGGCGCCGGTCTCTTTCACCACGCACTGCCTGGCCCCGGCGGTGGGCCGCTTCCTGGAGCGCCATCCTGCCGTCACGCTGTCGATCGACACGGACGACCGCATGGTCGATCTGGTGCGCGACGGTTTCGATCTCGCGATCCGAATCGCGAGGCTGCCTGATTCCTCGCTCGTGGCGCGCCGGCTCGCCACCATCCGGCACGTGTGTGTTGCCAGCCCCGCGCTGCTCCAGCGGCTCGGGACGCCGCAGAAGCCCGAGGAGCTCTCGCGCTTTCCCGGGGTGGCCTACTCGAACGTCGAAGAAGCCTCCTACTGGAAATTCGCCGGCAACGTCGTGCCGTCCGTGACCAGCCGGATCGACTTCACGAACGGCGATGCTGTCCGGGAAGCGGCCATTGCCGGGCTCGGCGTGGCGATGCTTCCGACGTTCATTGCCCACGACGCGGTGAGGCGCGGCGCGCTCTCGATCGTGCTTGCAAACCACATGCGGCCGCCGATCGCGGTGCATGCGCTGCACCCATCGATGCGCAATCAGACGGCGCGCACGCGCGTTTTCATCGAATTTCTGGTCGACGCATTCGGTGAGCCGTTCTGGGATCGAGATCTGTTCGGCGGCCTAATCGCAGACCAGCCGCCGTAG
- a CDS encoding aminotransferase class V-fold PLP-dependent enzyme, with amino-acid sequence MDLRAHFSRFLSAEPGRLHFAAHSHHPWPDVTREAQLRAWDDAARLQDNKWEEVLGPVLDSCRAHVAGQLNLPEPDTLAFAPNTHDFVRRILSCMPTGRPARVLTTDGEFHSFARQAARLEEEGLLAVTRVASEPGGSCAARLAEAARGGFDLIWVSEVFFHSGHALTGLEALAKAAGDAVLVIDGYHAFMARPVGLSRIAHRAFYTAGGYKYAMAGEGCCFLHCPPGWLPRPRDTGWYAAFGALAAGDGKVGYAEGGNRFLGATFDPSGLYRLDAAMRWVAEQGLTADAIHDHAVALQERFCAGLENMGPPGTGLDPARLAVPLSEPSRGNFLAFDLDDAEGWQARLQAMGIITDRRGRRLRFGFGIYQTDEEVDAALERIRRLPD; translated from the coding sequence TTGGACCTGCGCGCGCACTTCTCCCGCTTCCTCTCGGCCGAGCCGGGCCGGCTGCACTTCGCCGCACACAGCCACCATCCCTGGCCCGACGTGACGCGGGAGGCGCAGCTGCGTGCCTGGGACGACGCGGCGCGGCTGCAGGACAACAAGTGGGAGGAGGTGCTGGGCCCGGTGCTGGATTCCTGCCGCGCCCATGTGGCCGGGCAGCTGAACCTGCCCGAGCCCGACACGCTGGCCTTCGCGCCCAACACGCACGACTTCGTCCGCCGCATCCTCTCCTGCATGCCCACCGGCCGCCCCGCACGGGTGCTGACGACGGATGGCGAGTTCCACTCCTTCGCCCGCCAGGCCGCGCGGCTGGAGGAGGAGGGGCTGCTCGCCGTCACGCGCGTCGCCTCCGAGCCGGGCGGGAGCTGCGCGGCGCGGCTGGCGGAGGCGGCGCGGGGCGGCTTCGACCTGATCTGGGTGAGCGAGGTGTTCTTCCACTCCGGCCACGCGCTGACCGGGCTCGAGGCGCTGGCGAAGGCGGCCGGGGACGCCGTGCTGGTGATCGACGGCTACCACGCCTTCATGGCGCGGCCGGTGGGCCTCTCCCGCATCGCGCACCGCGCCTTCTACACGGCGGGCGGCTACAAGTACGCCATGGCCGGCGAGGGCTGCTGCTTCCTGCACTGCCCGCCGGGATGGCTGCCGCGCCCGCGCGACACGGGCTGGTACGCCGCCTTCGGGGCGCTGGCCGCGGGCGACGGGAAGGTGGGCTACGCGGAAGGCGGCAATCGCTTCCTTGGCGCCACCTTCGACCCCTCCGGCCTCTACCGGCTGGACGCGGCGATGCGCTGGGTGGCGGAGCAGGGGCTGACGGCCGATGCCATCCACGACCACGCGGTGGCGTTGCAGGAACGCTTCTGCGCCGGGCTTGAGAACATGGGGCCTCCCGGCACGGGGCTGGACCCGGCGCGGCTGGCCGTGCCGCTCTCCGAGCCGAGCCGCGGCAATTTCCTCGCCTTCGACCTGGATGATGCGGAGGGCTGGCAGGCCCGGCTGCAGGCGATGGGGATCATCACGGACCGGCGCGGCCGGCGGCTGCGCTTCGGCTTCGGGATCTACCAGACGGACGAGGAAGTGGACGCGGCGCTGGAGCGGATCCGTCGGCTTCCGGATTGA
- a CDS encoding succinylglutamate desuccinylase/aspartoacylase family protein, whose product MDEAFPVRVPVPDLRDVAAGNTGIPGVWQLDSARPGPRAAIISLMHGNEFQGATVLARWLRAGLRPARGALTLVFANLDAFSRFDPEDPTLSRYVDEDLNRVWSPALLDGSRDSLEMRRARALRPVVEAAEVVLDLHSMLWPSDPVMIAGASPAALELARAIAAPPVILVDGERPEGPRLIDHAAFAPGARRLALLAEAGPHWEPGTEAVAEACAAGLLRALGMAPAAGAPNIRPEVWTLSRCVIAASRYFAFTEAFRGGAVIPRAGTLIARDGEAEIRTPHDDCMLVMPSPRVMRGHVAVRLARRAGAPD is encoded by the coding sequence ATGGATGAGGCCTTCCCCGTCCGCGTGCCCGTGCCGGACCTGCGGGACGTGGCCGCAGGCAATACGGGCATCCCCGGCGTGTGGCAGCTGGATTCGGCGCGGCCGGGCCCGCGGGCCGCGATCATCTCCCTCATGCACGGGAACGAGTTCCAGGGGGCCACGGTGCTGGCACGCTGGCTGCGCGCGGGGCTGCGTCCGGCGCGCGGCGCGCTCACCCTCGTCTTCGCCAATCTCGACGCCTTCTCCCGCTTCGACCCGGAGGACCCGACCCTCTCCCGCTACGTGGACGAGGACCTGAACCGGGTCTGGAGCCCCGCCCTGCTGGACGGGTCTCGGGACAGCCTGGAGATGCGCCGCGCCCGGGCGCTGCGCCCGGTGGTGGAGGCGGCGGAGGTGGTGCTGGACCTGCACTCCATGCTCTGGCCCTCCGACCCGGTGATGATCGCCGGCGCCTCCCCCGCCGCGCTGGAGCTGGCCCGCGCGATCGCCGCACCCCCGGTGATCCTGGTGGACGGGGAGCGGCCGGAGGGGCCACGCCTGATCGACCACGCCGCCTTCGCGCCTGGCGCGCGCCGCCTGGCCCTGCTGGCCGAGGCGGGGCCGCACTGGGAGCCGGGGACGGAGGCCGTGGCGGAGGCCTGCGCGGCCGGGCTGCTGCGCGCCCTGGGGATGGCGCCGGCCGCGGGCGCCCCGAACATTCGGCCGGAGGTCTGGACGCTGTCCCGCTGCGTGATCGCCGCCTCCCGCTACTTTGCTTTCACCGAGGCCTTTCGCGGCGGCGCGGTAATTCCGCGCGCCGGCACGCTGATCGCCCGGGACGGGGAGGCGGAGATCCGCACCCCGCACGACGACTGCATGCTGGTGATGCCCAGCCCCCGCGTGATGCGCGGCCACGTAGCGGTGCGGCTGGCGCGCCGGGCCGGGGCGCCGGACTAA
- a CDS encoding competence/damage-inducible protein A, which produces MTATPTAALLIIGNEVLSGRTQDANLKFIATRLGELGIPLREVRVIPDVAETIVATLNEIRAAFTYVFTTGGIGPTHDDITSECVARAFGVPWEVHEPSRAIMEADYARRDPPVSMNAARLRMATLPRGAEPILCSETSAPGFRMENVHVMAGVPRIMRSMFEVIAPTLQGGTPVRSRAVHANGLLEGTIAEALTAVQNRFPALDIGSYPYYRAGGNGVALVAKGTDEAALDAAAAEIAALIRADGKEPVEGEPPAA; this is translated from the coding sequence ATGACCGCCACCCCCACCGCCGCACTGCTGATCATCGGAAACGAGGTTCTCTCGGGCCGGACGCAGGACGCCAACCTGAAGTTCATCGCGACCCGCCTCGGGGAGCTCGGCATCCCGCTGCGGGAGGTGCGCGTCATCCCGGACGTGGCGGAGACGATCGTCGCCACCCTCAACGAGATCCGCGCCGCCTTCACCTACGTCTTCACCACCGGCGGCATCGGCCCGACGCATGACGACATCACCAGCGAGTGCGTGGCCCGCGCCTTCGGCGTGCCCTGGGAGGTTCACGAGCCCTCCCGCGCGATCATGGAGGCCGACTACGCCCGCCGCGATCCGCCCGTCTCGATGAACGCCGCGCGGCTGCGCATGGCGACCCTGCCGCGCGGGGCCGAACCGATCCTCTGTTCCGAGACCTCCGCGCCGGGCTTCCGGATGGAGAACGTGCACGTTATGGCCGGCGTGCCGCGCATCATGCGCAGCATGTTCGAGGTAATCGCGCCCACGCTCCAGGGCGGCACCCCCGTGCGGTCCCGCGCCGTCCACGCCAACGGGCTGCTGGAGGGAACGATCGCGGAGGCGCTGACGGCCGTCCAGAACCGCTTCCCCGCCCTCGATATCGGCTCCTACCCCTATTACCGCGCGGGCGGGAACGGCGTGGCGCTGGTGGCGAAGGGCACGGACGAGGCGGCGCTGGACGCGGCGGCCGCCGAGATCGCCGCGCTGATCCGCGCCGACGGGAAGGAGCCGGTGGAGGGCGAGCCTCCCGCCGCCTGA
- a CDS encoding bifunctional GNAT family N-acetyltransferase/(deoxy)nucleoside triphosphate pyrophosphohydrolase, whose amino-acid sequence MSDAIFAPLGAGPLTLRALRAVDAPQLHRLVNDWEVARMLARVPFPYSRELAEEWIASTRAQIEAGTAWHLAVERDGALVGCVGLTTARDAPRHAELGYWVGRRHWGQGIGPEAAGRVARWALANLDIDVIHASVLEENARSAAVLARIGFLEDGMAEQDFTARNARLPVRRFRAGRAELSAAPEPLPKTVPEPGAPAATPAPAQGANLLLVAACALIDSDGRVLLARRPEGKPMAGLWEFPGGKLAPGETPEDALIRELHEELGIDVSAACLAPFAFASHPLPSDRGGRHLLMPLYLCRRWNGTPEGREGQALAWVRPNRLADYAMPPADKPLVALLRDFL is encoded by the coding sequence GTGTCCGACGCGATCTTCGCGCCACTTGGGGCCGGACCGCTGACGCTGCGCGCCCTGCGCGCGGTGGACGCGCCCCAGCTCCATCGGCTGGTGAATGACTGGGAGGTGGCGCGCATGCTGGCGCGCGTCCCCTTCCCTTACTCGCGCGAGCTGGCGGAGGAATGGATCGCCTCCACCCGCGCCCAGATCGAGGCGGGCACGGCCTGGCATCTCGCGGTGGAGCGGGACGGCGCGCTGGTGGGCTGCGTCGGCCTCACCACCGCCCGCGACGCCCCGCGTCACGCGGAGCTGGGCTACTGGGTGGGCCGCCGCCACTGGGGCCAGGGAATCGGGCCGGAGGCCGCGGGGCGGGTGGCGCGCTGGGCGCTGGCCAACCTCGACATCGACGTGATCCACGCCTCCGTGCTGGAGGAGAACGCGCGCTCCGCCGCCGTACTGGCGCGGATCGGCTTCCTCGAGGACGGGATGGCGGAGCAGGACTTCACCGCCCGCAACGCCCGCCTGCCCGTGCGCCGCTTCCGCGCCGGGCGGGCCGAGCTCTCTGCCGCCCCGGAGCCGTTGCCGAAGACGGTGCCGGAGCCGGGAGCGCCCGCCGCAACCCCGGCCCCGGCGCAGGGCGCCAACCTGCTGCTGGTGGCCGCCTGCGCGCTGATCGATTCCGACGGCCGCGTGCTCCTCGCCCGTCGGCCGGAGGGCAAGCCCATGGCCGGGCTCTGGGAATTCCCCGGCGGGAAGCTCGCCCCCGGGGAGACGCCGGAGGATGCGCTGATCCGCGAGCTGCACGAGGAGCTGGGGATCGACGTCTCCGCCGCCTGCCTCGCGCCCTTCGCCTTCGCCTCCCATCCCCTGCCCTCGGACAGGGGTGGCAGGCACCTGCTGATGCCGCTCTACCTCTGCCGCCGCTGGAACGGCACGCCGGAGGGGCGCGAAGGCCAGGCCCTGGCCTGGGTGCGGCCGAACAGGCTGGCGGACTACGCCATGCCGCCGGCGGACAAGCCGCTCGTCGCCCTGCTGCGGGACTTTCTCTGA
- a CDS encoding Rne/Rng family ribonuclease, which produces MTKRMLIDASHPEETRVVVLDGNRLEDFDLETQNRRPLKGNIYLAKIVRVEPSLQAAFVEYGGNRHGFLAFGEIHPDYYQIPVADRQRLLEMQAQEDEDEDPEDEIETAAERLAPNDDADLIRRERRAGKAAGTSESADAAAETPAAGETLDETGATAATLEEAPSPAPEPATELPTDVEADTAANPTPDTNPGETAGEDGAPLSPPRAQPMTMHVDRVSEGDPVAEPMATGASDGASAEDGEVETVTEDETPPETVGGDSRDSDEGSEGEGDEERRERRIPSRFLRHYKIQEVIRRRQIILVQVVKEERGNKGAALTTYISLPGRFSVLMPNSPKGGGVSRKISSASDRKRLREVIDEVGLPKGMGIIVRTAGAQRPKPEIRRDCEYLLSLWDSIRERTLKSMAPALVYEEADLLKRSLRDNFSKDIEEIQIEGEDAFRQARDFTRALMPQNERKIKLHRDPGMPLFARMGVEQQLDAMMSPTVQLRSGGYIVINQTEALVSIDVNSGRATRDRHIEDTALRTNLEAADEIARQLRLRDLAGLIVIDFIDMESSRHDAMVERRIKEALQQDRARIQVGRISHFGLLEMSRQRLRPSLTEHSFVTCPHCQGLGIVRSDESSALHVLRAIEEEGAKRRAAEIVVHCSPAVAMHILNRKRERLGATEARYAMCVVFEPDAEMTAAAHRIDRTRPQTQQVPASTAAPALRMDYAPEPVFLPSVEDEEDEVGTAEVAVNGTLGNGGSGETAEDGSGEGNGERGRRRRRRRRGGRREDGAPGEANGTEEGESESSPAAEEGADESAAGDANLGEASVGESSVGEASVGEAELGETDAGAAPRAPEERPEGDGRRGRRGRRGGSRFRREDEAPRDEAPRYAGPTPADPFAGIDDALMDAMDAAEASAETSATGTPPRSVREIPIGEAPLPAEAPADAGAEEAALENLSAPPHGEGPAEATRRAEPEVTSEAAPTAPVEAAQAEATPAQAAAPTEAAPTEAAPADAAPAEPVAGAIVQPVLLGAEDAPAAPAKKGWWRR; this is translated from the coding sequence ATGACCAAGCGCATGCTGATCGATGCATCCCACCCCGAAGAGACGCGGGTGGTGGTGCTGGACGGCAACCGTCTTGAGGATTTCGACCTCGAGACCCAGAACCGCCGCCCGCTGAAGGGCAACATCTACCTCGCCAAGATCGTCCGCGTGGAGCCGAGCCTCCAGGCCGCCTTCGTCGAGTACGGCGGCAACCGCCACGGCTTCCTCGCCTTCGGCGAGATCCACCCGGACTACTACCAGATCCCCGTCGCCGACCGTCAGCGCCTGCTGGAGATGCAGGCCCAGGAGGATGAGGACGAGGACCCCGAGGACGAGATCGAGACCGCCGCCGAGCGGCTGGCGCCGAACGACGACGCCGACCTGATCCGCCGCGAGAGGCGGGCCGGGAAGGCCGCAGGGACTTCCGAGAGCGCCGATGCCGCCGCGGAGACGCCCGCCGCGGGCGAGACGCTGGACGAGACGGGCGCGACGGCCGCCACGCTGGAGGAGGCCCCCTCCCCCGCGCCGGAGCCCGCCACCGAGCTCCCCACGGATGTCGAGGCCGATACCGCGGCCAATCCTACCCCCGATACCAACCCGGGCGAGACGGCCGGCGAGGACGGCGCCCCGCTCTCCCCGCCCCGCGCGCAGCCGATGACCATGCACGTGGACCGGGTGAGCGAGGGCGACCCCGTTGCCGAGCCGATGGCCACCGGGGCTTCGGATGGAGCCTCCGCCGAGGACGGCGAGGTGGAGACGGTGACCGAGGACGAGACCCCGCCGGAGACGGTGGGCGGCGATTCCCGCGACTCCGACGAGGGCTCCGAGGGCGAGGGCGACGAGGAGCGGCGCGAGCGCCGCATCCCCTCCCGTTTCCTGCGCCACTACAAGATCCAGGAGGTGATCCGCCGCCGGCAGATCATCCTCGTCCAGGTCGTGAAGGAGGAGCGCGGCAACAAGGGCGCGGCGCTGACCACCTACATCTCCCTGCCCGGCCGCTTCTCCGTGCTGATGCCGAACTCGCCCAAGGGCGGCGGCGTCTCCCGCAAGATCTCCTCCGCCTCGGACCGCAAGCGCCTGCGCGAGGTGATCGACGAGGTGGGCCTGCCCAAGGGCATGGGCATCATCGTCCGCACCGCCGGCGCCCAGCGGCCCAAGCCGGAGATCCGGCGGGACTGCGAGTACCTTCTGAGCCTCTGGGACAGCATCCGCGAGCGCACGCTGAAGTCCATGGCGCCCGCCCTGGTCTATGAGGAGGCCGACCTCCTCAAGCGGTCTCTCCGCGACAACTTCTCGAAGGATATCGAGGAGATCCAGATCGAGGGCGAAGACGCCTTCCGCCAGGCGCGCGACTTCACCCGCGCCCTGATGCCGCAGAACGAGCGCAAGATTAAGCTGCACCGCGACCCCGGCATGCCGCTCTTCGCCCGCATGGGCGTGGAGCAGCAGCTGGACGCGATGATGTCGCCGACCGTGCAGCTCCGCTCCGGCGGCTACATCGTGATCAACCAGACCGAGGCGCTCGTCTCCATCGACGTGAACTCCGGCCGCGCCACCCGCGACCGCCACATCGAGGACACGGCGCTGCGGACGAACCTGGAGGCGGCGGACGAGATCGCCCGCCAGCTCCGCCTGCGCGACCTCGCCGGCCTCATCGTGATCGACTTCATCGACATGGAGAGCAGCCGCCACGACGCGATGGTGGAGCGCCGCATCAAGGAGGCGCTGCAGCAGGACCGCGCGCGCATCCAGGTCGGCCGCATCTCCCACTTCGGCCTGCTGGAAATGTCCCGCCAGCGGCTGCGGCCGAGCCTGACGGAGCACTCCTTCGTCACCTGCCCGCACTGCCAGGGGCTGGGCATCGTCCGCTCCGACGAGAGCTCCGCCCTGCACGTGCTGCGCGCCATCGAGGAGGAGGGCGCCAAGCGCCGCGCCGCCGAGATCGTGGTGCACTGCTCCCCGGCTGTGGCCATGCACATCCTCAACCGCAAGCGGGAGCGCCTGGGCGCCACCGAGGCGCGCTACGCGATGTGCGTGGTCTTCGAGCCCGACGCGGAGATGACGGCGGCCGCCCACCGGATCGACCGCACCCGCCCGCAGACGCAGCAGGTGCCCGCCAGCACCGCCGCGCCCGCGCTGCGGATGGACTACGCGCCTGAGCCGGTCTTCCTCCCGAGCGTCGAGGACGAGGAGGACGAGGTCGGGACCGCCGAGGTGGCCGTGAACGGGACCTTGGGCAATGGAGGCTCGGGCGAGACGGCCGAGGACGGCTCGGGCGAGGGCAACGGGGAGCGCGGCCGCCGCCGCCGCCGCCGCCGCCGGGGTGGCCGCCGCGAGGACGGCGCGCCCGGCGAGGCCAACGGGACCGAGGAGGGCGAGTCCGAGTCCTCCCCCGCCGCTGAGGAGGGCGCGGATGAGTCCGCCGCTGGGGACGCCAATCTCGGGGAAGCCAGTGTCGGAGAATCGAGTGTCGGGGAAGCCAGCGTCGGGGAGGCCGAGCTCGGGGAGACCGATGCCGGGGCCGCGCCGCGTGCCCCCGAGGAGCGGCCCGAGGGCGATGGCCGCCGCGGCCGCCGCGGCCGCCGTGGCGGCAGCCGCTTCCGCCGCGAGGACGAGGCACCGCGCGACGAGGCGCCGCGCTACGCCGGCCCCACCCCCGCCGATCCCTTCGCCGGGATCGACGACGCGCTGATGGACGCGATGGACGCGGCGGAGGCCTCCGCCGAGACGTCGGCCACCGGGACGCCGCCGCGCAGCGTGCGGGAAATCCCGATCGGCGAGGCGCCCCTGCCCGCGGAGGCTCCGGCGGATGCCGGGGCGGAGGAGGCCGCTCTCGAGAACCTCTCCGCCCCCCCTCATGGCGAGGGGCCGGCCGAGGCCACCCGCCGCGCCGAGCCCGAGGTGACGTCCGAGGCCGCGCCGACGGCGCCGGTCGAGGCGGCTCAGGCCGAGGCGACCCCGGCCCAGGCAGCAGCCCCGACCGAGGCAGCCCCGACCGAGGCAGCCCCGGCCGACGCAGCCCCGGCGGAGCCCGTGGCGGGCGCCATCGTGCAGCCCGTCCTGCTCGGCGCCGAGGACGCCCCGGCTGCCCCGGCGAAGAAGGGGTGGTGGCGCCGCTGA